GGTTCGGCATATGGGACAAGTTGTGTTTGAGCTAAGCCACACATCAATGCACTCTACATGAAACCTGTGAGTACAATTTGGAAGAAGCTTAACCATGGTCTCTTCCACAATAGTGCTCAAGCAAACTGAGCTCTCTGTGACTTCTTCGCCATGATCAAGCTGGACACTTGGTTTGTGTATGAACTTTGGTAATGAGGCCATGACCAATGGATCGAGACCTGCCATTGGTGACTCAATAGAATGTATTTCATCCAGTGCTTCTTTAGTTGTTCTCCTATCTAGGGAAGCTTGTTGTCTTAAAAGGTACCTAGAATAGATTTGGAGAATGATGAATATCATCACAATAGCAAATAGGGAGAGCACAGCTGCAAGTATGATCTTCCCATTGTCATTGCCGTTGTTACCAATTCTATAATTACAACTATCATCGTTGGAACTCATAGTTGCTCCTAAGGTAATCTTGATCAACGTGATggtgttaaaaataaaatgcaatttgTAATTCTCATTAAGCTGTCAACAAATTAAGAGGGGGCTTGTCCTTAAGCTGTCAACAATAGACAATAGAAGAACTATGTGGCAGCAAATAAAGAAGTTGAAGCTATTATTGGTAGACAACTCACATGCTGGCTGTCATTCAAGGAGTACGTCGctgaattctgaaacttacaactgtaaatttgtataattaaattattatgtttGTCGTTTTAGTAACCGACCTAAGGCCTCTAACTAAGCAATGCATATGTACAAATTAAGACAAAATAAGAG
The sequence above is drawn from the Castanea sativa cultivar Marrone di Chiusa Pesio chromosome 5, ASM4071231v1 genome and encodes:
- the LOC142634111 gene encoding E3 ubiquitin-protein ligase ATL41-like, translated to MSSNDDSCNYRIGNNGNDNGKIILAAVLSLFAIVMIFIILQIYSRYLLRQQASLDRRTTKEALDEIHSIESPMAGLDPLVMASLPKFIHKPSVQLDHGEEVTESSVCLSTIVEETMVKLLPNCTHRFHVECIDVWLSSNTTCPICRTLAEPRVRPAYSNLCSGVQPIVSPIEDSMPHGIGTRLSSFQRMLG